One window of Papaver somniferum cultivar HN1 chromosome 9, ASM357369v1, whole genome shotgun sequence genomic DNA carries:
- the LOC113311413 gene encoding cation/H(+) antiporter 15-like, with the protein MAGSSAHHWLQRWKYYRSILPVCNSWSTAHSDSFLLALIMNLKGIVEVSILNIWIDSQNAKVCLHRLKGNFIFGKSVIVFAVVLISAIITPLVKYLYDPSTRYLRYKRSSVLQSKQNKLDFRVLVCVHTQDDVPTIIRLLEATNPTKYHPLTLYILRLVELVGRASPLLISHPRYRRASSSSNASKSERIVNAFQQLEDRYLNLVTIQGFSTISPYASMHNDICTMSADKRTSLIIFPYCRQDVISLRDDLARPNISNRSIKTLLQNLLRNSPCSVGILIDGKNYQAQSIHFLPDRPFRVTVLFFGGPDDREALAFAMNMIHHPSVFVTVIRFYGPTSSSTPGEVNDFLGGSGSIDVQRYKLLDEELVDQYKINAMHDETLTYKEVDVKDAAETIWAVQSIHDDFDLMLVGRQQITDSDIINASVFDADSPEFEDLGAIGDLVASPDYDIKGSILIIHQRQDIT; encoded by the exons ATGGCGGGCAGTAGTGCTCATCATTGGTTGCAGCGTTGGAAATATTATCGGAGTATTCTTCCCGTATGTAATTCTTGGAGTACTGCCCATTCAGATAGTTTCTTGCTTGCACTCATTATGAACCTTAAAGGAATCGTGGAGGTTTCCATCCTCAACATCTGGATAGATTCTCAGAATGCAAAGGTATGTCTGCATAGATTAAAAG GAAATTTTATATTCGGAAAATCAGTAATAGTTTTCGCAGTTGTTCTGATATCAGCAATCATTACTCCCCTGGTGAAATACCTCTATGATCCTTCAACAAGATACTTGAGGTACAAAAGAAGTTCAGTTCTGCAGTCGAAGCAAAACAAGTTAGACTTCCGTGTACTTGTATGTGTTCACACCCAAGATGATGTTCCTACTATTATCAGACTCCTTGAAGCCACTAATCCAACAAAATACCACCCCTTAACTCTGTACATCCTCCGTCTTGTTGAGCTCGTGGGACGTGCTTCTCCTCTCCTTATTTCCCACCCACGATACAGACGCGCTTCCTCATCATCAAATGCTAGCAAATCTGAAAGGATTGTCAATGCCTTCCAACAACTCGAAGACCGATACCTTAATCTTGTTACAATTCAAGGCTTCTCCACCATCTCTCCATATGCTTCAATGCACAACGATATATGCACCATGTCAGCTGACAAGAGGACATCTCTCATAATTTTCCCTTACTGCAGACAAGATGTAATAAGCCTGAGGGATGATCTTGCCAGACCAAATATTTCTAATCGTTCTATCAAAACCCTTCTACAAAATCTGTTGCGGAACTCCCCATGCTCAGTCGGGATCTTAATTGACGGTAAAAATTACCAAGCACAATCGATCCACTTCTTGCCTGACAGGCCTTTCCGTGTGACAGTACTCTTTTTTGGTGGCCCAGATGATCGTGAAGCATTGGCTTTTGCAATGAATATGATCCATCACCCGTCAGTCTTTGTTACTGTTATAAGGTTTTATGGTCCTACAAGTTCATCAACACCCGGAGAAGTTAATGATTTTCTCGGTGGATCGGGGAGCATTGATGTTCAGAGATATAAGTTGCTTGATGAAGAATTGGTTGACCAATATAAAATTAACGCAATGCATGATGAAACATTGACATATAAAGAAGTAGACGTGAAAGATGCTGCAGAAACAATATGGGCAGTCCAATCAATTCACGATGATTTTGATCTTATGTTGGTAGGAAGACAACAAATCACTGATTCAGATATTATCAATGCTTCTGTATTTGATGCTGATTCGCCCGAGTTCGAAGATCTAGGAGCTATTGGAGACTTGGTTGCATCTCCTGATTATGATATCAAGGGGTCCATATTAATAATTCATCAACGGCAAGATATTACTTAG